The following DNA comes from Triticum aestivum cultivar Chinese Spring chromosome 3D, IWGSC CS RefSeq v2.1, whole genome shotgun sequence.
TCTGTCTACTTCTTGATCCGGCGCACCTTCTTGGCGCCCCAGACCTCCATGCGGCCCTTGGGGCATCCGCAGGGCGCGCGGAAGATGAGCACGGTGCGGCCATTGGGCGGCGCCATCTTGCGGAGCTCGGCCTCCAGCTCGCGGTGCGCGTCGCCGAGATCGACGGGGCGCGCGCCCGCGGCGGCGAGCAGCGCCGATCGCGCGGCGGGGGTGGGGCGGCCGCGCACGCACTCCTCCGTCTCGAGCTGGATGTCGAACTCGACGGCCTTCTTGAGGCCCCTGCAGCGCGGCTTGCCGCACTTGCGCGCGTGGTGGCCCAGCAGCGCCCAGCCGAGCGCGGCCCCGGCGACGGCCGCGGCGGCCCCCGCGAGCGGCGCGGCCGAGAGGCAGGAGGCCGCCGGGCGGAGCAGCAGCGCGCGCGCCTCGAGGAGGAGGAGCCTGGCGTGCGGGGCCACGAGGAAGCCCAGCGCGGCGAGGACGGCGAGCAGCACCAGCGCGTCCACCACGGCCATCGGCGAGTGGTCGCAGAGGGCGGTGAGGTGGCGCCTGGAGGAGGGCGGGGACGGCGCGCGCTTggatcgggcggcggcggacgaggaggaggagtcggcCGCCCTGCGGTGGTGCTCGAAGGCGCGCAGGAACTCGATGAGGCTGCGGCACTCCGCCATGGCAGGCTCGCGGCGCGCTCCGGGACGGGACGGGCCGGCGGGTAAAATTCGCCCGTTTCGGCCTGCCGGTctggtgcggtgcggtgcggtgccTGGGTGCGCGAGTtttgggagggagggaggcgggGTGGTGGGGGCGTCGGGATCTGGTATGTCTGTGGGGAGCGAACCTGCTTGGGACTTGCCGATCGGATCGGTGGGGCTGGGGACTCGGCACGCACCGCCCCGATCGAGCtggctcggctcggctcggtcgCCGTGCCGCGGCGGCAACTGAGCGTCGGGGGCGTCTTTCCGTTTCGTTCACGCCGCCAAAAGCCGTTACTGGCACAGAGGAAGCGATGACGCGGCGCACGCCGGTGCTGTGCCGCACCGTCAGGATGTCAACGCGGCGGCCGCACACGTTGCGGTCGCCGGGCGTGCGTGGCGCCGGGAGGGCCGCTGGTCGTGCGGCCGGCTCTAGTCGCAGTAGCGCCGTACGCCACCAGCCGCTCTATCTCTATCTATCTTGTGCGTTTCTGGACCAAAAGCTTCCGTGCACACAATTAAGTGCACAGCGTTATcaggaaaggaaaagaaaaaataagggTTCGTGCGTGGTGGCGCACGTCTCTGCCACCGCCACCACGGAGAATTCCGGCAATAAAGCACGGGCAGCGACTCCTCCCGTGTGCGTGCACGGTGCTCCTGCTTTCCCAATCTTTCCAGCAGTAGAAGTAGAAGAAGCTTGTCGCTCTGGTG
Coding sequences within:
- the LOC123079541 gene encoding uncharacterized protein At5g19025, encoding MAECRSLIEFLRAFEHHRRAADSSSSSAAARSKRAPSPPSSRRHLTALCDHSPMAVVDALVLLAVLAALGFLVAPHARLLLLEARALLLRPAASCLSAAPLAGAAAAVAGAALGWALLGHHARKCGKPRCRGLKKAVEFDIQLETEECVRGRPTPAARSALLAAAGARPVDLGDAHRELEAELRKMAPPNGRTVLIFRAPCGCPKGRMEVWGAKKVRRIKK